Proteins encoded in a region of the Salmo trutta chromosome 34, fSalTru1.1, whole genome shotgun sequence genome:
- the LOC115173177 gene encoding mucin-5AC-like, whose translation MTITVAPTTTVALTTTTTAAPTSTTTTEAPTITTTAAPATTTTTEAATTTTTSAPTTTTTTTTTTPTTTTTTTKIPTTTTTTVAPTTTPVAPTATTTAAPTSTTTAALTTTTYAVPTTTTTEAPTTTTTAAPTTTSVAPTTTTTAAPTTTTTNAAPTTTTTAAPTTTLDPTTITTEAPTTTTTNAAPTTTATDAPTTTLDTTTTTTAAPTSTTTAAHTTTTTSAPTTTTTNAAPTTTTTAAPTTTSVAPTTTTTAAPTTTTVAPTTTTTVAPSTTVAPTTTTTPPTSTTVAPTTTTTPPTSTTAASAKITTSDAPTTPSVALATTTTAAPTSTTTTEAPTIATTAAPATTTTTEAATTTTTSAPTTTTTTPTTTTTTTKIPTTTTTTVAPTTTSVAPTATTTAAPTSTTTTETPTIATTAAPATTTTTEAATTTTTSAPSTTTTTPTTTTTTVAPTTTSVAPMTTTTAAPTSTTTAALTTTTSAAPTSTTTNAVPTTTTTEAPTTTTTAAPTITSVAPTTTTTAAPTTTTTNAAPTTTTTAAANYDNYNTYYDNYNTYYDNHNCSSYDIICSSYDRYNCSTYFNNHCSSYNHYISSTYFDNYKCSSYNNGN comes from the exons atgaCAATAACTGTAGCTCCTACTACAACTGTAGCTCTtacaaccactacaactgcagcacctacttcaacaactacaactgaagctcctacgataaccacaactgcagcacctgctacgacaactacaactgaagctgctacgacaaccacaacttcaGCGCCTACAACGACAACTACAACGACAACTAcaacacctactacgacaactacgACAACCAAAatacctactacgacaaccacaactgtagctcctacgacaacACCTGTAGCTCCTACggccactacaactgcagcacctacttcaACAACCACTGCAGCTCTTACAACCACTACATATGCAGTTCCTACAACAAcgacaactgaagctcctacgacaaccacaactgcagctccaactacaacatctgtagctcctacgaccactacaactgcagcacctactacaacaactacaaatgcagctcctacgacaaccacaactgcagctcctactacaactttAGATCCCACGACCATTACAACAGAAGCACCCACTACGACCACTACAAacgcagctcctacgacaaccgcAACTGATGCTCCTACTACAACTTTAGatactacgaccactacaacagcagcacctacttcaacaaccactgcagctcatacaaccactacaacatcagcaccaactacaacaactacaaatgcagctcctacgacaaccacaactgcagctccaactacaacatctgtagctcctacgaccactacaacagcagcacctacaacgacaactgtagctcctacgacaaccacaactgtagctccaagtacaactgtagctcctaccaCCACAACTACACCACCTACTTCGACAACCGTAGCACCTACGACCACAACTACACCACCTACTTCGACAACCGCTGCATCTGCTAAAATAACTACAAGTGACGCTCCTACAACACCATCTGTAGCTCTTGcaaccactacaactgcagcaccaacttcaacaactacaactgaagctcctacgatagccacaactgcagcacctgctacgacaactacaactgaagctgctacgacaaccacaacttcaGCGCCTACAACGACAACTAcaacacctactacgacaactacgACAACCAAAatacctactacgacaaccacaactgtagctcctacgacaacatctgtagctcctacggccactacaactgcagcaccaACTTCAACAACTACAACTGAAACTCCTACGATAGCCACAACTGCAGCACCTGCTACGACAACTACAACTGAAGctgctacgacaaccacaacttcaGCGCCTTCTACGACAACTAcaacacctactacgacaaccacaactgtagcACCTACGACAACATCTGTAGCTCCTAtgaccactacaactgcagcacctacttcaACAACCACTGCAGCTCTTACAACCACTACATCAGCAGCACCTACTTCGACAACTACAAATGCAGTTCCTACAACAAcgacaactgaagctcctacgacaaccacaactgcagctccaactATAACATCTGTAGCTCCTACAACCactacaacagcagcacctactacaacaactacaaatgcagctcctacgacaaccacaactgcagc CGCCAACTACGACAACTACAACACTTACTACGACAACTAcaacacctactacgacaaccacaactgtagctcctacgacaTCATCTGTAGCTCCTATGACCgctacaactgcagcacctacttcaACAACCACTGCAGCTCTTACAACCACTACATCAGCAGCACCTACTTCGACAACTACAAATGCAGTTCCTACAACAACGGCAACTGA